In Pirellulaceae bacterium, the genomic stretch AGCGGAGCAATCATCCGCGCACGAAAAAAGCCGGTTTATCACCGGCTTTTATTCATCATCAGCGAGGCCGACGGGACTCGAACCCGCAACCACCGGATCGACAGTCCGGTACTCTAACCAATTGAGCTACGGCCCCTGGTGGATTGAAGTCTCGAATTATACCGCGTGCTTGCCGAGTCGCAAGGTCGCCTAATGCGAAATCTGAGCCGGTTTTCGGTGCGAATTCGGTTTATTGTTACGACCGGCAGGAAACGACAACTCGCCGTCTCAAGCGGCAATTAAGCGGCAACGGAGCCCCATCCTCCATCGGCGCGTCAAACCAACCTAACCTACCCCAAGGACGCAGACCACGCATTCCTCAGGCCATGTACTAGACTTGCGATAAAGCCAGCTTCGGCCGGAGCCTTATTGAAATGGACCGCTTTCAACAAATTATAAGTAAGTCATCGATCATGCTCGATCGCATGGATCTGAATGATTGGATGATCCTGGCCTGCATCGTGTTTGTGATGAGCTTTTTCTGCCTCCGCGGTTTTGGCTCCCGACACGACTACTAGGTGCCAACAGTCGAACTCCGGCAGCAAGCAGACACTGGCCCTCAGACACTGGCCCTCAGACACTGGGGGGCCGCCGCGGGCTACCTACCAGATGCCCAGCTCGGGGTTGTAACCATACTCTTCGGCCAACTTGAAGTCCGCGTTTGCCTCTTCCGTCCGCCCAAGCGCCTCGTAGACCAAGGCTCGATGTTGGTAAAGCACGGCCAGACTTTCGTCGACCTGCCGTTCCTGCCGTACGAGCAGCCGTTCATCACCTCCCTGCTCCAACCAGGTTTCCCGCTGCATGGCGGCGTTGGAGCGGTCGTCTTCCGACATTTGTAGGGCGAGTTCCATATCAACCAAGGCCTGCTCAAAATTGCCAGTCTGATAGAACAAGTAGCCACGTGTGTCCAAAAAAGCCGGATTGTCCTCCGTCCCCAAAGCCTCGAATGCGGCTTGGATGTCGTCCAAACCCTTCTGAGGCTCAAGTTTGGCCAGCGCCCGTCCGTAGGCCCGCGTGTTGAGAGCCACGGCTCGCTCGAGGGCATTTGTAGATTCTTCAACCATTCGATCCGCATCGGCGAGTGCCAGTTCGTGCTGGCCCATCCGCTGGTAGACCAAGAGTCGCTGCATCAAACCATCGACAAATCCAGCCCCATTCAGCTGCAGCGTGCGTTCACAATCCTCCAAACTTCCAGAAACATCGTTTTGCTGCAGACGAATCCCGGACCGTTGGAGGTACAAGCTGGAATGATCGGGAGCCCATTGGATTGCCTGATCGAGATAATTACTCGCGGATTCGAGATCCTCATTCAGAACCGACTCTTTCGCAGCCGCCTGCAGCCAGCGGGCAACTTCATGCGGAAAGCCCATCACCAAAAGCGGGCCCAAAACCAGCAACAGGCACAGAATGATGGCAATCCAGCCACCAAACCGCATCGGTTTTTCCACGGAGGAAGGGGGATGAAGGCCAGTTGGACCGATCTGCTTGGGGTCGTCCATCGCGGTATTTCTTCAGCCTAACCCAGATAAATGAGGTAGATCCGCAACGTGTGTCAAAGGTACGACAATCGCGCTCAAGCGGAAAACTTGTAAGCTACTTCTGAAGTGTGGCATCGACAAGCCCACCACCTCAGGTAGAATCTCTAGCACTTTCGGACAACTGACCCTACGGGGCATCTGTGCCTCATCTTACATTGGCACCAGCGACGCAATGCCACCCGACGGTTGTCGCAAAACTCGCTTTTGAGGACGTTGGAGATTGGACGATGCCGTTATATGAAATTGAGACAACGGCCCACATCATTATCACGTGGGCCGACAGCGAAACAGACGCAACAAAGGTGGTCAATGACGCCTATCCGAGCGACGAAGTGATTCGGATGACGAAGCGACCGCGGGATACCTGGGTTATTTCGAAAGCAGCCTTGGGAATCGCTGACGAAGTCGATCCGTGTTCTGTCGCTCGCGACTGCTTGGCCAAAGCGGCCGGTGATAAAGTTCACGCAATCCGTCTGTACATGCAGGAAACGGGCGTTGACCTACCGGCAGCCCGCAAGGTGATCGAGTCCAATATGGTGATGGGCTGGTAGTCACATCTAGAAATCAACAGTGCAAATAAGCAGCCGATTGATCGTCGATTCGCTGAGGCCAACGGGCCTGATTCTTTCCAGGCGAATCGCCGACGTGGGAAAGCGATTTACAAAGCTGGCCAGGTGACGCGATTCGACTAGGAGGTTTTTCATGTCGATGTTCTCATTAGAAGGGCACGTGGCTCTGGTAACCGGTAGCTCGACGGGCTTGGGAAAAGCAACCGCTCTCGCTTTGGGAAAAGCGGGTGCGAAGGTTGCCGTCAACTACTTCAACAATGACCAGCGTGCGAATGCCACCTTAGCGGAGCTCGAAGAGGCCGGTGTCGAGTGCATCCTCGTGAAGGCCAACGTAATCGACGAAGCAGACGTCGACCGTATGTTCACCGAAATCGAAGCGAAGTTAGGCCCGGTCGACATCCTGGTCGTCAACGCCACCCCCGATCAACCGTTGAAACCTATCGAAGAATACGATTGGGAATTCTACCAGCAGATGCTCGACTTCTTCATCAAGAGCCCCTATCTACTTACTCGTCGAGCCCTCACGAGCATGAAGGCAAAAGGCTGGGGACGAATCGTCAACATTACGAGCGAAGTGTTCCACCGCAGCGTCTCTCCATTCAGCGCTTACGTGGCAGCCAAAGGTGGACAAATTGGTTGGAGTCGCAGCATGGCAACGGAACTGGCTCCCTTCGGCATCACGGTTAACACGGTCGCCCCCGGCTGGATCCCCACCGAGCGACACGAAACGGACCCACAAGAAATGAAGGACGGCTATTTAGCAATCGTCCCAATGGGTCGCTGGGGTTTGCCGGAAGATGTCGCTTACGCGATCGTCTACTACTCTAGTGAAGAAGCATCCTTCGTCACTGGCCAGACGATCTGTGTGAACGGTGGCAACACCCCTTGGTGATTGCAAGCTACCGATAAGAAGGCGAGAGACGTCGCGAGTCCGCTTCTGATTCCCAGCCGTCGTTCCGATAGTTCGCTTCGCCACTGGGAGCAAGATTGCGTTCCTGCGGCGGATAAGAGGCGGGTGCGACACCCGCCTGCGGTGGAGCATAATCGCCACCTGAAGTTGAGTAACTCGTCGGTGGCGTCTCCCTGCGACTCTGGTCGCTCTCCGAGCTGCTGCCATAACCTTGAGTGCTTCCTGGCCGCCAGGGACGCGGAGTCCGCCGGGGTCGGGCAGCACGCGATGCGGGCTGGGAATAGTCCGGAACCAAGGTCGCCGCAGGCTGACCAGCAGGAGCAATCGAATCCTGGACGGCATCCCCGTCAACTCCCTGATATCCACCTACGCGATCGGTTGATACGTCCGCATACGGGCCCGCTGAATCATAAGGATTAGGCGAATCGGTTGTGGGCAAATCATAATCGACCGGTGCACCCGAGTAATCGCCGGGGACCTGCGTCTCATCTTCTCGACCATACACCTTTCCGACAGCATTCTGTGCGGCACCAATCGCGTTGCCGTAACCGTCTTTAGCCGTCTCGGACAGGTTCTCGTAACCCGATTCGACCGAGTCGCGAAGATCCTGAACTTTCTCGCGAGTATAGCCATTCACATCATCCTGGAAGCGATCGGCCGAATCCGTAATCGCGGTGGCACCGTCGCGAATCCGCGCATTCACACCGTCTTTCAAACGCCCGTAGTTTTCACGTAAACCTGAGTCCCCATCGCCTAAATCATCGACAGGATCCATCGCGTATGGCTCCGCGATCGTTTCGGCGTTTTCTCGCCCAATCTGTTCGAAATCCGCATTCGCTGAAGCCGCAATGGTGCCACCTTGTTCCGGCTCTCGACCGTAAGGCGTTGCATAATCTCTGTAAGGCTCTGAACTGTAAGGCTCTGAACTGTAAGGCTGAGCGGCCGCTCGTTGATCGGCGACCGATTCTGAGTCATTCGTGGCCGCGTAGTTCTCATCATAGAAACCCTTCTGGGTCCCACCGACAGAGCCTTCGGTTGAGCTTTCCGAACTGACCGCGTAACTCTCTTCGCTCGTACTACTCGACTCACCGCTATACGGTGACGAGTAACCCGTGCTAGGATAAGCCTCGCTTGCCTCGGAATTCGGCTTCACTTGCTCGCCCGTCGAAACCACTTGCGGGGTAGCCCCCGACGAAGGTGTGGGCAGAGCTGCCGAATCCGCTTCACTTTCCCATCCAGAAAACGATTCGTCTTCGCTGGCTCCCACCCAACCCATGCCGGGAACTCGCGCCAAACCATTTCGCGTGGTTTGACAACCGACGGAGAACATGACAGCGCTTACGGCGAGGACCACTGCGCATCGTGCGGGGTGGTACAACATGAATCGCATGATTTCAGCCTCTTGCGGATAATTCAACGAACTGCTTGACGAAATGGCAAGCGACGTGGCTCGTTGAAGGTAATTAACGAAAGTGAAAAGTCGATGAGCCGTTTTGAAGCTATTCGGACACGGAACGCCAAATTCACTAGCTAATCCTCAAACTTTTGCTGACTCGCATGACCATTTCTGGCGTCGAGCGCGGCGGGATGATACGCGGCGACGGAATTCTGGTCAAGCGAAGAACCGAAAAGTTTGGGCACGTGCTTTCATAGGCAGCACGAATGGCTGGCAGCACGCCGCTATTCGAATCAAAATGCAGCCCCAAACAGCATCACACCATCCCCCTTCGCCAACGGCTAATGCTTGCTGGCTAAGATAAAACCAGCATTGATAGCAAAAAAAAAAGGAACCTTTCCCCATTGGCAAAGGCTCCCGTTGTTAAATCAATTGCCGCAACGCGGCAGCACTCATTTTGCAGCTGCGAACCGCTTGGCAACCTCATCCCAATTGATCACGTTGAAGAAGGCGGCCACATAATCGGGCCGTCGATTTTGATACTTCAAGTAGTAGGCGTGTTCCCAAACGTCCAACCCTAACAAGGGAACACGACCATCCATCAAAGGACTGTCTTGATTCGGGGTGCTCTCAACCAACAACTTTCCACCGTCAATGCTGAGCCAAGACCAGCCGCTGCCAAATCGCGTCGCCGCGGCACCGGAGAAGGCTTCTTTAAACCTTTCAAATCCGCCCAAATCAGCTTCGATCGCGGCAGCCAAGTCACCAGACGGCGTCCCCCCCCCGCTGGCGGATAAAATGGTCCAAAACAACGAGTGATTCGCATGGCCGCCACCGTTGTTGCGGACGACGTTGCGGATGTTCTCTGGAACTGAACTGAGTCCGGAAATCAAATCTTCAATCGATTTGCTTTCGAGATCTGTACCAGCGATCGCGTCGTTGACTTTGTTGATATAAGCTTGGTGATGTTTCGAATGGTGGATCTCCATCGTTCGAGCATCGATGTGGGGCTCGAGTGCATCGTACCCGTAGGGCAATTCAGGCAATGAATAGGCCATTGTCTTTTCCTGTCTGTCAATTCAAACCGTCAAGAATGGATTGCGAACAACAAACCCTGACGTCGGGCCGTCGGCAACGCATCGCACCATGTAGTATTTCGAGGACGCCAGAGCGTTATTCATTTTGGCAAGTAGAGTAACGCATGTCCGAATCGGCGAGGATACCGCATCCGCCCTAACCTGACAATGAGGGCAGAGAGCGAACTCTTTGCCGGCCTGCCAAAGCTCCCCCATGCGTACTCTGTTAGCCAACCTTTTCCCTGGCTTTCTCCCAGATTGAACCGTGGCCAAGAATCCACATGGACGACCATGAATCGCTCTTCTCTGCTGATTTTGGTCGGCGATCCGGAAAATAGGGATCAGAACGGGGCAAATCAGAAAGTCAGAAAAACTTTCAGATCCCAGCCAATTCGCCTGCCACCATCTCCGCCTGCAGCAGAACACGACCCAGCAAAACCTTCTGCAGCGAACGGTCAGCAACGGCCACGATCAACTCCCGGTAGATTTTCTCCGCGAAGTGTCGTAAATCGATGCAATCACTCGACCCACACTAGCTGTGCCAGCAACTTCTCTACTCTCGATCAAATTGAAGTTCTTGACGATGACGTCCGATTTTAGGAAGTGCGCGGATTCACCCGGCACATCCCACATCCGGCAAATACTCATGCGACGAAGTAACAATCGAGATGATCGACGGCGGCGAGTTCTCTCGGACGAGCGAATGATGTCGTCAGATCGGGAGCACCTCCATCAAGAGGAGGCTGCGCCCAAAGGGGGCCCTGCACCCCGGTACTCCGACGCGGCCCGCGTGGATCAACAACCGCGAGTCTGCGACTTTCTACCGATCCGTCTATGGACATTGTTTCTCTGGTTTCTGATGGGCACAACTTTCGTTGTGGGACATGCAACGCTGTTCGCCGCCGAAAAAATCTACGGCCTGCATGCGGGAATCGATTTGACCCCGATGCGTCTGACCGGGCCACAAACATTATCCAGTTGGTCTTCCTCGTTTTTATTGATGGTGTCGGCCGTGATCGGAGCGATCATTGTCCAATTCCGTCGACATCGCATCAATGACTATCGCGGAGAATACCGCATTTGGTATTACTTCGTGCTCGCACTCGTGGTCGCAAGCATCAACGCTTCGATCGGTGGCCACCAAATTGCCTGGCATGCGACCCATCAGGCGACCCAATCGCTCGATATCAGCCATGCCGAGATTTGGATAAACGGCTTAATTTCGGTCTTCCTCTCCTGCGTGGGAATTCGGTTGCTGCTAGAAATTCGAGACTCTCGTGGTACGGTGATTACAGGCCTGGCTACGGCATCGATTTACGGCGTGAGTTGGTTAATTGCTTTGGATGTCATTCCCCTGGCGACCGCTGAGCTTACCGTCCTGACTGCTGGAATGGCGAGACTCATGTCTCATTTCCTGCTAATGATGACCCTGGTTGTCTACGCGAGATACGTCTTCCTGGACGCACAGGGCAAAATCAATCACAGGGCAGTGAAGAAATCTCCCCAGAAACGAACGGCATCTCCGAAGAACAAGACCGCGAGTGCAAAAGCCAAAAAGGCCTCCTCGACAAAAACTCGAAGTGCAAAGAAAGCGGAAGTCCCCGCGGTCCAAACGGCCGATCTCACCCCGGCGTCATCTGAACAATTCGACGAGGAATTGGAGCTGAGTGACGAGGAATCGGCTTCCACACTGAAGTTAAATAAGGCAGAACGTCGGCGAATGCGGAAACAAAAGCGCCGTGATCGACGCGCCGCTTAAGCGAACGGACATCAACTCGCACACCGGCACTTCTTGAGTTCGAGTTTTCTTCGTAGAATCTGCTCTTCGTTGTTTCGATTGCGTCACCGATCTCGCATTCGAACATTCCCCTTCGCTGACCCAACGCCGCGAGCATCCTGATGAAGGTTCGAACCCGTTTTGCCCCCAGCCCAACCGGCTATTTGCACATTGGCGGCGTCCGCACGGCCCTTTTCAACTGGCTGTTTGCGAGACATCATGGCGGACAGTTTATCCTCCGCATCGATGACACGGATCAACAGCGTAATGTGGAAGCCGCATTGCAACCCATTTTAGATGGTTTTCGCTGGCTCGGGCTCGACTGGGATGAGGGGCCGGGTATCGAGGGACCGTTTGCGCCTTATTTCCAATCAAAACGATCTGACCGTTATCGCGAAGCTGTCACACAATTGATCGCCAGCGGTGCAGCCTACCACGATTACGCCAACCCAGAGGAGATCCAGGCGGAACGCGAGGCTGCCGAGAAGGAGAAACGTCCTTTTTCATACAGTCGTACCTGGATGGCTGAAACGGATGCCCAACGATCGCAATTCGAGAGCGAAGGTCGCCAACCCGTTGTACGACTTAAAATGCCTCGAGCGGGTGAGTTAACAATCCCCGACATCATACGAGGCGACGTCACGTTCGAGTGGTCTCGTGAACAAGATCACGTTATCCAGCGCAAGGACGGCACATGCTTGTACCACCTGGCCACTGTCGTCGATGATGCCGATTTTGAAATCACTCATGTGATTCGTGCGGAGGAACACCTTTCGAATACACCGCGGCAAATTTTCATCGCCCAATCACTTGGCCTGTCATTGCCAACCTTCGCTCACGTGCCCTACGTCGCAGAACCTGGTAGCCGCACGAAACTGAGTAAACGCAAGCTGAGCAAATATCTCAAGAATCGGGACTTCGCCACCCTGAACAACTTAGGTTTGAACATCGCTCAGAAAACCGGCTTCACACCGGAAGCAGATACCTTCAATCCGGTGATCGTTGATTTCTACGAACAAGTTGGATTCTTGGCCGATGCCGTCGTCAATTATCTACTGTTGCTTGGATGGTCACTCGATGATCGAACGGAATTCTTTTCGCGTGCTGAGATGATCGAACAGTTCTCTCTCGAACGCGTCAACAAATCACCGGCCAGTTTCGATTGCCAAAAGCTCATGGCGTTTGAAAAACATTATCTCCAGGAACTACCCATCAAGCAGAAAGTCACGCTCGTTTTGCCATTCTTACAAAAGGCAAATTGGGTCTCAACACCGCCCCCCTGTGGCATCAGCGAAAAACTGCAAAAGATCGTGACCGCTGCCGGTGATCGAATCACCATCGCCGGTGACATTCTTGAATTCAGCGAGTTCTTTTCAGATGACCATCGCTTTGAATACGACGAAAAAGCCTACGCAAAGCGACTGACAAAAGCTCCAGAATCGGTCGAATTGCTGCAACAGTTTACAGAGATCCTGCGCAACGCGAACAGCTTCGCTGCTACGGACCTGGAAAAATTACTCAAGGACTTTGTTGCGGATCGAAACGTTAAGATCGGTCAGATTATCCACGCGCTTCGAGTGGCAGTCACGGGCAAGGCCGTCGGCTTTGGCATGTTCGAAACCCTGGAAATCCTGGGTAAGGACAGTTCGATCCTCCGTATTGACCGGACGCTTCAGAAACTGAACGAACAAACCGACTGACATACAACCTCGTCAATTTCGCGCAGACTTGGTATAAACCGCCGCGTTACCA encodes the following:
- a CDS encoding superoxide dismutase, with amino-acid sequence MAYSLPELPYGYDALEPHIDARTMEIHHSKHHQAYINKVNDAIAGTDLESKSIEDLISGLSSVPENIRNVVRNNGGGHANHSLFWTILSASGGGTPSGDLAAAIEADLGGFERFKEAFSGAAATRFGSGWSWLSIDGGKLLVESTPNQDSPLMDGRVPLLGLDVWEHAYYLKYQNRRPDYVAAFFNVINWDEVAKRFAAAK
- a CDS encoding 3-oxoacyl-ACP reductase FabG; amino-acid sequence: MSMFSLEGHVALVTGSSTGLGKATALALGKAGAKVAVNYFNNDQRANATLAELEEAGVECILVKANVIDEADVDRMFTEIEAKLGPVDILVVNATPDQPLKPIEEYDWEFYQQMLDFFIKSPYLLTRRALTSMKAKGWGRIVNITSEVFHRSVSPFSAYVAAKGGQIGWSRSMATELAPFGITVNTVAPGWIPTERHETDPQEMKDGYLAIVPMGRWGLPEDVAYAIVYYSSEEASFVTGQTICVNGGNTPW
- the gltX gene encoding glutamate--tRNA ligase produces the protein MKVRTRFAPSPTGYLHIGGVRTALFNWLFARHHGGQFILRIDDTDQQRNVEAALQPILDGFRWLGLDWDEGPGIEGPFAPYFQSKRSDRYREAVTQLIASGAAYHDYANPEEIQAEREAAEKEKRPFSYSRTWMAETDAQRSQFESEGRQPVVRLKMPRAGELTIPDIIRGDVTFEWSREQDHVIQRKDGTCLYHLATVVDDADFEITHVIRAEEHLSNTPRQIFIAQSLGLSLPTFAHVPYVAEPGSRTKLSKRKLSKYLKNRDFATLNNLGLNIAQKTGFTPEADTFNPVIVDFYEQVGFLADAVVNYLLLLGWSLDDRTEFFSRAEMIEQFSLERVNKSPASFDCQKLMAFEKHYLQELPIKQKVTLVLPFLQKANWVSTPPPCGISEKLQKIVTAAGDRITIAGDILEFSEFFSDDHRFEYDEKAYAKRLTKAPESVELLQQFTEILRNANSFAATDLEKLLKDFVADRNVKIGQIIHALRVAVTGKAVGFGMFETLEILGKDSSILRIDRTLQKLNEQTD